From one Aptenodytes patagonicus chromosome 16, bAptPat1.pri.cur, whole genome shotgun sequence genomic stretch:
- the TMEM100 gene encoding transmembrane protein 100 yields the protein MTNEPIKEILGAPKHPDSVTTEKSNNNDTVITTIPLVSECQLTAATGGAELSCYRCTIPFGVVILIAGIVVTAVAYSFNSHGSIISVFGLVLLSSGLLLLASSAVCWKIRQQNKKAKRRESQTALVANQRTLFG from the coding sequence ATGACAAACGAACCTATTAAAGAGATCCTGGGTGCTCCAAAGCATCCTGATTCTGTAACCACAGAGAAGAGTAATAACAATGACACTGTGATAACCACCATCCCTCTTGTCAGTGAATGCCAGCTGACTGCAGCAACAGGAGGAGCAGAACTCTCCTGTTACCGCTGTACCATTCCCTTCGGTGTGGTTATCCTCATAGCCGGCATTGTGGTTACTGCTGTGGCATACAGCTTCAATTCCCATGGATCAATCATCTCAGTGTTTGGATTAGTCCTCTTGTCATCAGGACTCCTTTTGCTGGCTTCTAGTGCAGTGTGCTGGAAAatcaggcagcaaaacaagaaagcaaagaggCGGGAGAGCCAGACAGCGCTTGTGGCAAATCAGCGAACCTTGTTTGGTTAA